The Misgurnus anguillicaudatus chromosome 15, ASM2758022v2, whole genome shotgun sequence genome has a window encoding:
- the ch25hl1.2 gene encoding cholesterol 25-hydroxylase-like protein 1, member 2: MTLMQMFVTFWESYQKSDSFLQPVWDYLRLNHFDTLRSPLFPVILTVASYFVLCLPYLVCDVMGDNWPAIYQYKIQPGKMATPAMLLHCSGVTLYNHLLLVFPAAVAQWLWRPPIPLPEQAPTLLELAVGVAGNLLLFDFQYFIWHILHHRIQWLYATFHAIHHIYSAPFALATQCLGGWELVTVGFWTTLNPVLLRCHLLTTWAFMVVHVYVSVEDHCGYDFPWSTSRLIPFGVYGGPSKHDVHHQKPNTNFAPHFSHWDKLFGFHTDFSFVKHK, encoded by the coding sequence atgacTCTAATGCAAATGTTTGTGACATTTTGGGAGAGTTACCAGAAAAGTGATTCGTTTTTACAGCCTGTGTGGGATTACCTGCGACTCAACCACTTTGACACGCTTCGATCTCCTCTCTTTCCTGTGATTCTGACTGTAGCATCATACTTTGTTCTTTGTCTGCCCTACCTAGTATGCGACGTTATGGGAGATAATTGGCCAGCTATTTACCAGTACAAGATCCAGCCTGGCAAGATGGCCACACCCGCAATGCTCCTACACTGCAGTGGAGTTACCCTTTATAATCATTTACTTCTGGTGTTTCCTGCAGCAGTAGCTCAGTGGTTGTGGAGACCTCCCATACCTCTGCCCGAACAAGCACCTACATTACTAGAACTTGCAGTTGGGGTGGCCGGAAACCTTCTCCTTTTTGACTTTCAGTACTTTATATGGCACATTTTGCATCACAGGATACAGTGGCTGTATGCCACTTTCCATGCCATTCACCACATTTACTCTGCTCCCTTTGCTTTGGCCACACAGTGCCTTGGAGGGTGGGAGCTGGTTACAGTGGGTTTTTGGACCACACTCAACCCTGTTTTGCTGAGATGTCACCTTCTCACCACCTGGGCATTCATGGTGGTCCATGTGTATGTATCTGTGGAGGACCACTGTGGATATGATTTTCCCTGGTCCACATCACGCCTGATTCCTTTTGGTGTTTATGGAGGTCCGAGCAAGCATGATGTACACCACCAAAAGCCTAATACTAACTTCGCTCCACATTTTAGCCACTGGGACAAACTGTTTGGATTTCATACGGATTTTAGTTTTGTTAAACATAAGTAA
- the LOC129419517 gene encoding uncharacterized protein, whose product MESESAGVVQSSEVSHPEDEPAPSSLSTETEPDSTSRHEEINNTDTVQKAEPVRKLCRFYSQGRRCYYGKKCHFLHQRVASATPAVNKAESSTDPKKDHREKVENAEGQPSESSESSQSGKEKQSNPTSRKTAPVKRERARRPCSYFMSGFCAMEDRCRFWHPEQLPPVEDQPPEKPREKSNFRPPAPRPAQEQAKLADLTEEVCKQLRATEIAQLIKRFPKDNLIVQEREDGKLTYYRVTVQATDPDWPFDQNQIEIMVSFPEDYPQEVFTLDVPVDQDLPELMGRHVQKVSEEWLKAKHATNQLMGRVELLFRPYLRWLDRSMEKLFTDGARQLKKDIDLERAGIQFVPYEQLKVTVFKNQGKNSNTPERIVSLGVASEEEEVEEQQQDEGVVEEEEEEEEETAPGTEGEGGDRQVENIKTRDRRSGTEIKLLGLRLGEQTATVAAKQISVTLQCSRCKVSSDLTLNGRLPCTAHCVKCEAGIRAAFRPSMLHHYSDVLGYLDLKAAVAVDLILQESEFSVGCLNCDKEDTIKNLTYGQNREHNCQHCHTKLSLFVDAVRFQFIQPQPRNLTGADTQYTRRFRDPAVQQGKPLPDKGACKHFKQSHRWLRFPCCGRAYPCDACHDEDQDHLMELATRMICGYCAKEQPYGNGKPCVGCGGMMTRTTFTSHWEGGQGCRSKVKMSRNDKHKYTNTCKTVSKKTTNEKK is encoded by the exons ATGGAGTCAGAAAGTGCAGGTGTGGTGCAG tcttcGGAGGTGAGCCATCCTGAAGATGAACCAGCCCCTTCATCCTTATCAACTGAAACCGAACCAGACAGCACAAGCCGTCATGAGGAGATCAACAATACAGACACTGTACAGAAGGCTGAACCGGTGCGAAAACTCTGCCGTTTTTACTCTCAAGGCAGACGGTGCTATTACGGTAAAAAGTGCCACTTTCTTCATCAGAGAGTTGCATCTGCCACCCCAGCTGTGAATAAAGCAGAGAGCAGCACAGATCCAAAGAAAGATCACAGAGAGAAGGTCGAAAATGCAGAAGGTCAGCCATCAGAATCAAGTGAAAGCAGTCAATCGGGTAAAGAGAAGCAGTCGAACCCAACCAGCCGCAAAACCGCTCCCGTGAAACGAGAAAGAGCCAGGAGACCCTGCAGCTACTTCATGTCTGGATTTTGTGCAATGGAAGACCGTTGTCGCTTTTGGCACCCGGAGCAGCTTCCACCCGTAGAGGACCAGCCTCCAGAGAAACCCAGAGAGAAGAGCAACTTCAGGCCCCCTGCTCCACGACCAGCTCAAGAACAAGCCAAACTGGCTGATCTCACCGAGGAGGTCTGCAAGCAGCTGAGAGCCACTGAGATCGCACAACTAATAAAGAGATTTCCAAAAGACAACCTTATAGTGCAGGAGCGAGAAGATGGAAAGCTGACCTACTACAGAGTGACGGTCCAAGCTACAGACCCTGACTGG CCTTTTGACCAAAATCAAATCGAAATCATGGTCAGCTTTCCCGAGGATTACCCTCAAGAG GTGTTCACTCTGGATGTTCCAGTGGACCAGGACTTGCCAGAGCTCATGGGCAG ACATGTACAGAAGGTCTCAGAGGAATGGCTGAAGGCCAAACATGCCACTAACCAGCTGATGGGCAGAGTTGAGTTGCTCTTCAGGCCTTACCTGCGCTGGTTGGATCGTAGCATGGAGAAACTCTTCACTGATGGAGCCAGACAG TTAAAGAAAGACATTGACTTAGAGAGAGCCGGAATACAATTTGTTCCCTATGAGCAACTCAAGGTCACAGTTTTTAAGAACCAAGGTAAAAACTCAAACACTCCTGAGCGTATAGTATCACTTGGTGTGGCTTCGGAAGAAGAGGAGGTGGAGGAGCAGCAGCAGGATGAAGGTGTTgtagaggaggaagaggaggaggaagaggagacTGCTCCTGGTACTGAAGGGGAGGGAGGTGACCGGCAGGTGGAGAACATAAAAACAAGAGACCGACGGAGTGGCACTGAGATCAAACTGCTGGGCTTGAGATTGGGAGAACAGACAGCCACTGTGGCGGCCAAACAGATCTCAGTGACCCTACAGTGCAGTCG GTGTAAAGTAAGCTCTGACCTGACCCTGAATGGCCGTCTGCCCTGTACGGCTCATTGTGTGAAATGCGAAGCAGGGATCAGAGCTGCTTTCAGACCCAGTATGCTGCACCACTACAGTGATGTTTTGGGCTACCTGGACCTTAAAGCAGCTGTGGCTGTGGATCTGATACTGCAGGAGTCTGAGTTCAGTGTCGGTTGCCTTAACTGCGACAAAGAGGACACAATTAAG AATCTGACCTATGGGCAAAACAGGGAACACAACTGTCAACATTGTCACACAAAACTCAGCCTTTTTGTGGATGCTGTACGCTTTCAGTTCATTCAGCCACAGCCCAGAAATCTGACAG gtgcagatACTCAATACACACGCCGATTTAGAGACCCTGCGGTTCAGCAAGGGAAACCTTTACCTGATAAAGGTGCCTGCAAGCATTTCAAACAAAGTCACCGATGGCTAAG ATTCCCGTGCTGTGGTCGGGCTTACCCATGTGATGCATGCCATGATGAGGATCAGGACCATCTAATGGAGCTGGCCACTAGAATGATCTGTGGCTATTGTGCTAAAGAACAG CCTTATGGCAACGGTAAGCCATGTGTTGGTTGTGGTGGTATGATGACCAGAACAACTTTTACAAGCCACTGGGAAGGTGGACAGGGCTGTAGGAGCAAGGTTAAGATGAGCAG GAATGACAAGCACAAATACACCAACACGTGTAAAACGGTGTCGAAGAAGACAACTAATGagaaaaaataa
- the kti12 gene encoding protein KTI12 homolog, translated as MPLVVFCGYPCSGKTRRAHELKDYFTQNTGRKVHIVGDEAQGIDKNSVYADSQKEKNLRGELRAEVERKVSKDDIVILDSLNYIKGYRYELFCLIKHTQTPYCLVYCLTSAEMSSEWNKERDADAQYSQELLDALILRFEAPDSRNRWDSPLFTIQKEDTLPFETICDALFRKKAPPPNQSTQSQPLSSTNFLYELDKVTQDVLMAVLDSQKTSVPGDLISIPGATEKIELTRSLNMVELRKLRRQFISYTKMHPTENIGQIANMFVQYLNKSMH; from the exons ATGCCTTTAGTTGTGTTTTGTGGTTATCCGTGCAGTGGTAAAACCCGACGAGCACATGAACTGAAAGATTACTTTACGCAAAACACAGGGAGAAAGGTTCATATTGTCGGAGATGAAGCTCAAGGAATTGATAAGAACTCTGTATATGCAG ACTCACAGAAAGAGAAGAATTTGAGAGGAGAACTGCGAGCTGAAGTTGAGAG GAAAGTCAGTAAAGATGACATTGTGATTCTTGACTCCTTGAATTACATTAAAG GTTACAGATATGAGCTCTTTTGTCTAATCAAACATACACAGACACCTTATTGCTTG GTTTACTGTTTAACATCAGCTGAAATGAGCTCAGAATGGAATAAAGAGAGAGATGCTGATGCTCAGTACAGTCAGGAACT tcTTGACGCACTTATACTGAGATTTGAAGCCCCTGATTCAAGGAACAGATGGGATAGTCCACTCTTTACTATTCAGAAAGAGGACACACTTCCATTTGAAACCATCTGTGATGCGCTTTTCAGAAAAAAAGCACCACCGCCTAATCAGTCGACACAGAGT CAACCACTCTCATCCACCAATTTTCTGTATGAGCTGGACAAAGTTACACAAGACGTCTTAATG gctGTTCTTGACTCACAAAAGACCAGCGTGCCTGGGGATCTTATATCTATTCCTGGAGCTACAGAAAAG ATCGAACTCACGAGAAGTCTTAACATGGTGGAGCTAAGGAAACTCAGACGTCAGTTCATCAGTTACACCAAGATGCATCCAACGGAGAACATTGGACAGATTGCCAATATGTTTGTGCAATATCTCAATAAGAGTATGCactaa
- the nmba gene encoding neuromedin Ba isoform X1, producing the protein MALKSENGQCKYSLLFVFIMLFNISISTSVSLDLTELRNKVSKIKVHPRGNLWATGHFMGKKSISNSQLLDNLGSKRFNVEQAVSSETEDLRELISQEVLKVALQAELQDPKGTQGLHSQDTDFLMKLFKNYTKERNVG; encoded by the exons atggctttaaaaagcGAAAATGGACAGTGCaaatatagtttattatttGTCTTCATAATGCTCTTCAACATATCCATAAGTACATCAGTTAGTCTCGATTTAACCGAGTTGCGAAATAAAGTTTCCAAAATTAAAGTCCATCCACGAGGGAATCTCTGGGCTACAG gtCATTTCATGGGCAAGAAGAGCATTTCAAACAGCCAGTTACTAGACAACTTAGGATCTAAGAGGTTTAATGTTGAGCAGGCAGTAAGTTCAGAAACGGAAGATTTGAGGGAACTGATCAGTCAGGAGGTGCTGAAAGTCGCTCTTCAGGCTGAACTTCAGGATCCAAAAGGGACACAAGGTCTTCATAGCCAG GACACAGACTTCTTGATGAAGCTTTTCAAAAACTAcactaaagaaagaaatgtTGGCTAG
- the nmba gene encoding neuromedin Ba isoform X2 has translation MALKSENGQCKYSLLFVFIMLFNISISTSVSLDLTELRNKVSKIKVHPRGNLWATGHFMGKKSISNSQLLDNLGSKRFNVEQAVSSETEDLRELISQEVLKVALQAELQDPKGTQGHRLLDEAFQKLH, from the exons atggctttaaaaagcGAAAATGGACAGTGCaaatatagtttattatttGTCTTCATAATGCTCTTCAACATATCCATAAGTACATCAGTTAGTCTCGATTTAACCGAGTTGCGAAATAAAGTTTCCAAAATTAAAGTCCATCCACGAGGGAATCTCTGGGCTACAG gtCATTTCATGGGCAAGAAGAGCATTTCAAACAGCCAGTTACTAGACAACTTAGGATCTAAGAGGTTTAATGTTGAGCAGGCAGTAAGTTCAGAAACGGAAGATTTGAGGGAACTGATCAGTCAGGAGGTGCTGAAAGTCGCTCTTCAGGCTGAACTTCAGGATCCAAAAGGGACACAAG GACACAGACTTCTTGATGAAGCTTTTCAAAAACTAcactaa
- the sec11a gene encoding signal peptidase complex catalytic subunit SEC11A, whose amino-acid sequence MLSLDFLDDVRRMNKRQLYYQVLNFGMIVSSALMIWKGLMVVTGSESPIVVVLSGSMEPAFYRGDLLFLTNRVEDPIRVGEIVVFRIEGREIPIVHRVLKIHEKENGDIKFLTKGDNNAVDDRGLYKQGQHWLEKKDVVGRARGFVPYIGIVTILMNDYPKFKYAVLCLLGLFVLVHRE is encoded by the exons ATGTTATCATTAGATTTCCTCGATGATGTTCGACGAATGAATAAGCGTCAG CTTTACTATCAAGTGCTGAATTTTGGGATGATTGTATCTTCAGCCTTGATGATCTGGAAAGGCTTGATGGTTGTAACTGGAAGTGAGAGCCCAATTGTTGTTGTTCTCAG TGGAAGTATGGAACCTGCATTTTACAGAGGTGATCTCCTCTTCCTCACAAATCGTGTTGAAGATCCGATCAGAGTGGGAGAAATTGTTGTGTTTAGAATTGAAGGAAGAGAAATTCCCATCGTACACAGAGTCCTAAAAATTCATGAGAA AGAAAATGGCGACATCAAGTTTTTGACAAAAGGTGACAATAATGCTGTGGATGATAGAGGGCTTTACAAACAAGGGCAGCACTGGCTGGAGAAGAAAGATGTAGTGGGTAGAGCAAGAGG GTTCGTGCCTTACATCGGAATAGTCACAATTTTAATGAATGACTACCCCAAATTTAAG TATGCTGTACTGTGTTTGCTTGGGCTGTTTGTTTTGGTACATCGAGAATGA
- the LOC129419603 gene encoding signal peptidase complex catalytic subunit SEC11A — protein sequence MLSLDFLDDVRRMNKRQLYYQVLNFGMIVSSALMIWKGLMVGTGSESPIVVVLSGSMEPAFYRGDLLFLTNRVEDPIRVGEIVVFRIEGREIPIVHRVLKIHEKENGDIKFLTKGDNNQVDDRGLYKQGQHWLEKKDVVGRTRGFVPYIGIVTILMNDYPQLMYAVLCMLGLFVLVHRE from the exons ATGTTATCATTAGATTTCCTCGACGATGTTCGGCGAATGAATAAGCGCcag CTTTACTATCAAGTGCTGAATTTTGGGATGATTGTATCTTCAGCCTTGATGATCTGGAAAGGTTTAATGGTTGGAACTGGAAGTGAGAGCCCAATTGTGGTTGTTCTCAG TGGAAGTATGGAACCTGCATTTTACAGAGGCGATCTCCTCTTCCTCACAAATCGCGTTGAAGATCCGATCAGAGTGGGTGAAATTGTTGTGTTCAGGATTGAAGGAAGAGAAATTCCCATCGTACACAGAGTCCTAAAAATTCATGAGAA AGAAAATGGGGACATCAAGTTCTTGACAAAAGGTGACAATAATCAAGTGGATGACAGAGGCCTTTACAAGCAGGGGCAGCACTGGCTGGAAAAGAAAGATGTGGTGGGCAGAACAAGAGG GTTTGTGCCTTACATTGGAATTGTCACGATTTTGATGAATGACTACCCCCAATTAATG TATGCTGTACTGTGTATGCTTGGGCTGTTTGTTTTGGTACATAGAGAATGA